The Neodiprion lecontei isolate iyNeoLeco1 chromosome 2, iyNeoLeco1.1, whole genome shotgun sequence genome segment CCGCTCGTCACTCTTGGTGTGCGGGTCGAGGGACAGCAGGAGGCCCGCGGCCGCGAGACGCGCGCGCACCTCGCTTGGTCGCTCGAGAACCTCGTTTAGAGTGTAGTAGGTGCCGGCCTCGTCTTCGCTCGATCCCTCGGCCATGAAACTGGCGAGCTCGGGGCTCATCAACTCGGTCGTTATGTCGCGCTCAGTTTCCTCGAGCTGGTTGACGGTGAGGTTGAGGGGAAGCGAATAGGCCTCGAGGTTGCGACAGCACTCGACGACCCCGGCCAATATGTGTTTCGAGGTCGGGTCCAGGTCGAAGTTCTCTACTACGGCTACGCTGTGCGATTTTTCGTCCGTCGACCGCTCCGAATCGAAGAAGTGCGAGTCCAGGTGATCCGGAATCTCGCCGGTCACTGTCACGCAATGGAAGTCTCTGATAAGCGGTTCCAGCAATTCCGCGAACACGATGTAACTCTCGTAGTCCGGTACTATAATGTAGCCCGGGAAATTTTCATCGTCCAGGTTTGACGGCCGAACGTAGCTCAAACTGTTTAGGCTTACGAAACTCCCGATTgagctgttgctgctgttcATGTTACTGTACTTTCTAAGAGCGGGCCAGATAAGGTCAAACAGGTTGTGATCCAAGCGTGTCAAACGGTGCTTCAGTATTTCAAAAACTGGGCGTTTCAGGTACCGCCCTAGAAGTATACCAGTATTCGTTGCGTTTAACCCGGACAATGAACCTCGACGTCCACCACCTGCCAACAGCTTGAAACAACGCTCCAGGGTCACCAGGGTTTCCGGTTCTGTCACGTCGCGCCGTGCGGAATATGTGTCTCCTCCGGGAACTGTGTTCAATTTTCACCAGAACAATATTAGCAATTACAAAACATTCAACTCTTTGCTAGACATTCGATTTCCTGACGTCAGGTTCACACTTACAAACATTTAGATAATGTGATATACAACAGATTGCATTGGGGGATGCACAATGAACGATTAGTCACGCTGAAATGGAAACTCTTGAACGATGATTTAGAATTCTTCTCGTTTATAACGTACTTTACTGAATTCACATTGGTAGTAgcaatttcttgtttttcgatACACAACTTCAGTGATTTATATGCAACGGTCGTAAGAATCAAAATATTTACAGTAATAGCTCAACTACGGTTTTTTAATTCCAGATTACCGTAACCATCACTGTCAGAAACAATTCTCGTGAATGTTAAAATAGATTTCGTACAGTGAAAGTGTAACGTTTTGGAATCTATCTTTACATTTTTGATTCGTATCAAGTTTTAAAACAGCTCAAATgttgacatatttttttatcaattcaaaattgaatacgCCTCAATTTGATCCGATACAACAGAATACACCTGCGGATGTGATCAAGCCTTTGCATGATAAAAGATGTCGgggaattttattgaataatcaTGAATACAGTTTGTTCCGGATTATGTGTTAATCAAATGTAAATTGACGTGACCGTGATTCAACGTACTCTTAATTTCAACAGTGAAGTTATGCGATAACTATTTGTAACACTTTTCCATCGATTCCTCGGGTCTGACAACTGCAGCATGCGAAAATTTACGTCGTTGGAAAAAATGTCCTACTAATGAACTTTTTGAAAGCTCTATAAAAACGCGCAACAAAGTAAAACTTGAAAGTCATTGCGATTTATCATAATTGTAACAATATTCGATGTTCTTACTAGGTTGTTACTACATTTGGTTTACAcacattcatttattttcagttGCGATAAGCGTGAATCGTGAGCGGTGATAATAATTTCCGTGCATTAGTTGCGACACGCGAAAAGATTCCACGTGACTTACGGTGCCTCATAAATACTTTGAAGAGGGGTCTCTTATTATACCTTTATCTGTCAACATTTCGTCGGCAATCTTTTCGTGCGCCCCGAAATCCCGCAGTAATTTTTTATGCGAAAAGTCCTCCGGATTTGTTTTATAATAATCCGCTTTGTGCCCAAactgtgtaaaattgaaaccCACAATATCAGCGATTCGTAATATTGAAACGCCCATTGGCCACCGTTCTtccaaaaaaacaaatcaaagtagaaacgtgaaaaataattcgatcCGCAGTCCAGACTCACGTTATCTTGGACCATAGGATTCGCTCCGAGGTGCAGAAGGAGGTTGTAGTAATGCCCGTTGTCGGCGAGGGTGGCTGCGTAATGAAGAGGCGTCCTACCGTCCCGGTCTGGAGCGTGTGCGGTTTCTGCGAACCTGCCAGCAAGGTACCTGCGGAGTTCGATGTCGATTAAGAATTAAAACGTGAGTTAAAAATTCCTTCGCGATGGTGTCAGGCCGGCTGATCGATTCACGACTTGGAACGAAGGGCGTGGAAGGATATCGACGACACAGCTCGACCTTCTCCGCAGAATAGAGAAGCAATAGCAATCCTTAAATTAGTTATGAGAGGTATGTACGTTGCGATTAGGAATCACATTCGGTACGCGGAATGTCACACCCGTTTCACGGTTTGGCGGCCAAGCGAAAGGTCAAGGCATCTTAAATTACTGGCTGGAAAATCAATGCGACAAGCTTGAGTAAAGTCTATACCGCGGGAgaaaaaactgttgaaaatgattcaaacgattttctttctcaccTTATTACACCGGTGTGTCCGAATATTACGGCCACGTGCAGAGGCGTTGCTCCGTTTGGCGATGAGCCGTCTCTTGCAATTGCAAATTTACGACGATCCAAGGCCCCCTGAAGGTCTCGCAAGTTACCTTCGCGCGCCGCCATGTGAATGGCGTGTATTTTTCCCTGTAAATTATAAAACTCCACGTGCTTAATAGCTGTATGCGTGTACACTATGGGAAATGTTCTGTGTTGGCGTTGATAATTTGTGCAGTcttcaatttcattcgaaacTCTGTGTGTCACGCCAACCCTTAGAAACGTGTCGAGTAAAATTATGCGCGCGGATGGGTTTGTTTGTGTATTCGATGACAAAGAACGCACCATGTAGGCAGGGACGTTATCGATGAACGCCTGAAGTTCAGGGTTGCTCGAATGCCTTCCGACGAGTCTGCGACCCTCGCCGTTGAGCACCAAAGCAGCGAGCTGCTCCATGTTCCCGTTTTCAACGAGATCCTCAACTTCTGGATCAACCGTCATACTTCCATCGTTCAGCTCGGCTTCGGGTAGTTCTTCGTGTTCACCGACTATCACCTGGACAAACAAAAGGCTTGCGCATGATTCGCAATGCGTCACGTACAGTGGAAGGACAATCGATAATATATCTCtttgcatatatacatatgtattcatctattatttattttcttgtcaCCCGCATATTCTGCACGCGGGCTAAAATTTACCTCGAGCAATCGGATGACACGGAGTGCAGGCGTTATCGcaatgaattaataaaatacaagTGTGAACCATTCATCGTTTATTTTCCGCAGTTAATTGGGGTCAGAGTTTTATATTCATGATTTACAGACAACTGTTATTGATATAGaagagtgttttttttttttaatcaaattcgTTGTTTGGAATGCaatgaatcatttttgaaacaattatcTTTCAATATTAGGAAATCAGTGTTCgggaaaatgaattttcaaactttcaacaaaattctttaCCGAATTCGATTCGTGTACATATTTTGCACCCTTCATACATGAATGATAAACTGTATGCCAGACGTTGCCGATGTTTCATTCCAAATATCTTCAATAATCATAATATGGTATGACTAGTATATTCGACATCGTTAGTTATCGTATGAAAAACCCGTACGCCAGTTTTAGCATTAATTGTACGAAGAGAGCTTGATTTGAGTCGAACTACGATATCTCTCCCCGCATCGCAAGCTCAATAGCTCAATCCTCCGATCATACTTTCCAACTTCTACATCTCAATTGCTGCCTGAAATTCCCCAAACCTGATCATCCTCGTGAACCGTATCGTCAAGTCCAGAATCCCCGGTGCTTGGTTCAGTTCGTTCGTCGTGGTCCCCTTTTGTCTCTTCTCCAAGAGCGTCCTGTTCCTTGTGCTGATCTAGAACCGCTTCCTTGATCTCCCTGACTTCCCGGTTACCTTCGCCTTCCGAACCCATCTTGGAATTTTTCACCACCACATCATCGTCCGAAGAATCCTCCTCAGTTTCCTCCTTTAACGGGTCCACCATGGGCTTCGACTCTGTCTCTGTCTCTGTCTCTGGTTCTGGCTCTGGCTCTGGCTCTGTCTCTGACTCTGGTACTGGCTCTAGCTCTGGCTCTGGCTCTTTCTCTGGTTCTGGATCTGATTCTGTTATTACTTCAGTTTCAGATTGCGGTTCCTGCGCTGGTTCCGGTTCCGCTTCTGGCTCGGATTCCGATTTCCTCTCTGGTTCCTTGTGCTCAAGCTCGTCGTGAGCGAGTTTTATCTGCTCCTCCAAGTCGTCCTTACCGTCGTCTTTGAAACCATTCTGAAAAAGAGATGCGTTGCTCGCTAAATGATCGGGAACTCGATTTCGGGAATCGATCGCCCTTAATTTCGACGGTCAACCCGGAGCTCGCATTGTCAAATTGAATCTCAATTACCCCGAACGTTTCCTTCTCGCTTTCCTCCGACTTTGAGGGTGCCTCAGGACTCCCGAAAGCACTGTCAATGTCCGCGTTGCTCACAGCTTTCTTCACCCCTCTAACAACTGTTTCTCCAGCTTCCAAGATTCGCCAGTCCCAGTTCTTCGGGTAAGATGTACCGGAAACGCGCGGTGCTTCTGGTATGACGACCAAATTTGTCGCGTCTACGTCCGACGGTCGGTTCTTGTAGAAGGACGCTGTCTTTTGTCTCTGTGGGTATGATAATTCGGTATACTTAAAAAATAGGGTTGCAGTGTTTGGCGGATAATTGACGGTGTGCTTTTTGTGATTGTTAACTTTGCGATCAAATATCAGTGTATTGACTAACGTTATCCATTTGATTTTCGTTGGCGCCGCTTTGGACCAGCATATCGTACATGATCCCGTCATCCTTCAGGGCTGCGGCATAATGGAGCGGAGTCTTGCCTTCGGAATCTTGCATATCAATCGTCTCAGGACACCTGGTCAGGATCTCTCGGACAATTTCAGTATGCCCCAATCCAGCGGCCTGAGAAAAAGGTAAGACATTTGGTGTATTGAATACTGCTTCGAGTATGGAGTGACcggaatcatttatttaacTGATGAAGATTTACCTTGTGGAGAACGTTCAGACCGTTGGCATCTTTGCTGGTGAGTATTACCGGGCAAACGGGATCGCTCACTTTTTGCCTGAACCCATCAACGTCGTTTTTAACCGCAGCAGTATGAATGTCTTTCACAGTGCCCTGTGGGAGATGGAAACTGATCGCTTGAACAACGAATTGTCGTGGTTAACGAACACCATGCTCGAATGTTTGCCTACCATTATGAACGGCACTGCTTCTAAAAACTTCTTGACTCGAGGATTGTTGCTCGTCTCGCACCGCAATTTCAACCCATGGCCCTCCCATAGTACTTGCTGCAGTTTACCGATGTCCCGATTATGAATCCATATCCGTATATTCGACGGCTTGAAGTCCAATGCTGAAAATCGAACATTTCtggtattgaaaaaaagcTCAAGTCACTTTCACGATTCCGAAACTTGCGTCTGTGTCCATCTCATCGGCAAATAACTGTTAAAGTTCAACCACCGCGGGCTGGCGGAGAACTTGGCGAAGTCAAGTGACGGAAGAggtgttttaaaaaatgcatGGGGCATGCCGTGACTGCAAACGTTTACCTCGTGTGCCTAAGTCCGTGTGCCTCGGAGCAAGAGAATCGCGTGTTTCGTAGGTCGCTAAATATTTTATCGCTTAGTTATAATCTAGGTGAACGCATACCGAGTCTGAGGAAAGGTAGGAAGAAGTGAGCTCGCACGATTTACGATATTGCCACAGCCACGCGCATTAAACCAGCTTTCAAGCCGTAAAAagtatttcgttatttttgctttttatCAGTAAGAGATAGCCGAAAAAAACGGACCTTGGCTGTCGACCGAATACTAGGTAGGTTTTTGAACGGCGTGATAATCGTGGGGTACACCATGCTGATATTAAAAACGTAGTTAAATACCGAGAAACGAACATAGAAACAAAGCAACAATGTCACACCGCGATACAGAGGATGTGGAATTAGATGATAAAAATTGGCGTTTCCGCCGATCGCCGGGAATAACATACGTATTCTTATTTATCCACCTTATAGCATATCGCAAATCGCGTGTTCTGCAGCCGGCTGCTGTTGCCACCACTAAATATTAAAACAGCCCGTCACGAGCTGCCCCATTGGTGAGCAGTGTGTTTTACCTGACAACTTTGCGATGTTGTAACACGGGTTCCTTGAAGCAAGAGCCATTTAACGAAATTTTCGTAATATTCTCCGacgattttcaaacttgtcgcaaaaaggaagaagaacgAGAGCCAGAAAATACGTACGGAAAATCGTCACCGCGGTGTCTTTCCAACGGCTATTAGAAACGAATAATCGTCACCGGCTTGATTACTcctaaaatataattatttccgGCGGATCCGCAGcgttttcaaacaaaataatcgatgAACGTTTTCCTACATTTCGCCGTGTCCTACATAATATCATTATTGCGTCTCTGTGTCTGTAAACGAGCTCGGCACCTATTACGAATTTACGTATTATCGATCATCGGCATCGGTATAAGTTTAACGTACCTAATGCATAGCTCAGAATAGGTAGAAGGGGCTTGTGTTAAACTCTTCTGCGACGCAAGACGTAGTAAGTGTGAGTTACGTCGCAGCTGGCATTTTCGCCTCGCAATTACGCCGAACGATGGGGAACAAGCCGGTATTTCACCACTTTTTCCACCCTCCTTCCCCCCTTTCGAGAACCGCGAACAATGCATTTCTTACAATGATCGAAAAACTCGTCGCGATCACCGGCTGATCCTATACTCATATACTCACTCTCTTTAAAGCTGTAAACTTTTCTTCCCTgcattttttcaccctcggGCAATTCCACCTCCCCCGTATGCTCGAGGTAGTAAGCTGCCGGATGACCTTGCTTGTCCCAGAGACTCGTGTCACAGCCACCCTTCACCAGGACCTCCCAAACGATGTCTGGCGTTGCGCAAGCTGAGCAGTAGTGCAGCGCTGTTCTGCCCTCCTGCgcaaaaaagattttttactcgGGGTAACGCTCGAAAGCTTCGCGATTTATTCTCCCTTTCACACGCCGGAGAACGCGATTAATTAACACCTCGGTACAAActttattgtataatttattgacTGTATATATTCGAAAGGATATAGCGGGATtggtatttattattattattattcttgacCCATTCGTCGAATTGATTATTACCGATAGTGCACGatgagcgaataatttttatgcGCAAAAATCGACGATAATTAACTTTCATCGGAAGCAAATGACGCGATAGGCAATAATTAGCGCAATGTTTTGACACACCGAGAAAGTTAATTAGAGATTAGTAGAGAAATAGAGACGAGCGATATTTATTACCTCCTGTGGAGGCTTTTCAGAGACGGAACTGTAATTGACGAATTACGAGAAGCGGAAACGGATAACGATCGACGGAATTCGCGAACTAGAGAGGCGAGCTTTCGAGACTAAGACGACGTATAGCGCTAAGCGATCCGGACACGAACCTGAAACTCGACAAACAGGTGGTTTACAGCAGAAGCTGAAACGAGGAACACGGCAGAGGTGCGAAAAACTAGAGTCTAACGATATATGAGCAAGGATTTCGCGAGCTTTTGGACAAGTTAAACCGTCAGACTCACTCTGTCCCGCTGCTGGGTTGTGGCGGGGTAATTTTCTACCAGATATTCAACGATGTCCTGGTGATCATAGTACACGGCTTTGTGAAGGAGAGGAATACCCGCGGAGTCCTTTGACGTCGCCAATTTCTTCTTCGGCTCGTCGAGGATCAGCCGTTGGACGTCACCCAGGGCGCCGCGTACCGTCGCGTCGTGAACCTGGCTGATTTTCGTCTGCGGACACGAACGGAAAGTGGAATTAGATCGCATGATTCGCGGAAAGAGAAGCCGCGTCCGTTGCACTATTTACCAGGTAGATCGGCAGGCCCTTTAGGAAAACCCGCGTTCGAAGGTCCGGCGAATTTTCACCCAGCAATCGGGTTCCTCGACCTTCCAGTACCACATTTTCCAACTTCTCGATTTCCCCTCGCTGAAGCCACTGTCTAACGGTGTTTGGGTTCATCTGCAGGTCTGAAAGCACGTTGCTAATTTTCGCAAACTGTCTTTGAACGCGGGCGTGGGTGCGAAGGGACGTGTCTCGTCAAAGAAGTTGTGAAAACGAAGGACAATATTTCGTGACAGTTCTTTACTTAAACTGAACTCAAATTACATTATCAATTGTCGCATAATTAATCGCAAAAACTTCAGCATCGAGTAACGGGGGaaaatgaagaggaaaaaactgatgaaaaagaattctcGGAACTTGTAGACCTTCAAATTGTTTCACGTAACTTTTATACGGAGTGAATTAAAGAGCAgactttattcaaaattaaaggAAACGAAAGGGATACATCGCGTCTTCTGCTGAAATATACTTCGTAAAATTTAGAATCCACTATAAAAACAGTGATAACCACTTGTGCGTAAGTAAAATCTGCTACACTTATGGTAATCCGTGTTTTTCCGTGTATTACGAGTATATAAACACGTTTCCAGCTACGTATTGGCCGGTTATTCACTCGTCGGTTACGCATGCGGTGAATCCCAAACGTGCGTTTTGTTTAACTTGAATTACAGAGAATAATTATCACGTATACATTAAGTCCTTCGTTTCTTTCTTACGCCTCAACATTGCATCATTCTTTTGATGTTTGCGGTTCCTTCTcctttatttcaaaaaaacttAACCACTCACCTGGATAATAACACATGAATTATTGAAGAGTATAGTTTTTCCCAAAAAACGAATTGCTCGCGGTACTTAAGATATGTTGGAAATAATTACAACTACTCCTAAATACAACGACCGAATTGCGTCATTGTTAAACAAATTTCCATCCACGCACATATTTTCATGTAGGATTTTATCCATCGAGCAAAACACATAACGCGTAATAAGTATGTCGCACAATTTATGCACATATGAGTACAAGATAAGTCTGTAAAGTGACGCGTGTCACACACGTGTACAGTTCTGGGGGATAGTgcaaaaatcaattatttacacTAAAGGCTGTCGGGCTGCCCTACATACGCGACTATTGGAACTGGAACGTCTTTCTATTTATATcgtatatacaaatatatttctcACCACTTCGACGGTACTTATTGTTACTAATGTCGAGGGCAAAGATATTCGACAATTAGGCAAGAAATCGTGGCATTTTTGCTTACGCCAAATTCTGACAAAATCGCTGTAACAGGAAGTAGAATTCttctatttattattttcactgtCAGTGAGGTcgtgaattaattaattaaacctTGCACGAGAcgattgtaaataattattgcgAAACTTCGAAGTtgtccgaaaaaaaaaaaaaaaaaacaagagcAAGTCTCATTACGTTGcacgagatattttattacttttgcgtgaaaaataatttcacatacACACGTGTACGATTTAATTGCAGGAAcgaatgaggaaaaaaaattacaaatttcgcgatataaTTTATAGGAGCAAGTTTACAGAAAATTATGATTGCACGCGTCTAAACTTCTTGGAGATATTCTTCGCAGAATTTTgtgaaatgtaaaaacgttCGATTGTTGAAACATCGAAATCGAccaaaaaaacataaattttgttttctctatCGTTTGTAACATCTCGCCGTGGAAGGTGCAAGAATAATCGATGAATTTTGCAGTGAACATACGAAAACGTTCAAGTGCGTACAGAGTGCTAAAGAATTCTTGCAGAGAATCGAATTAATTTTCCTTATACCTTATTCCGTATCTGGGACGCTGATTTATGGTCGAAAAATCCATTCGACCGACGCCTAAATTGTGTGTGAATTTGCCCTCAAGTGTATAATGTCCGCTCAACTGGTTCAGAAACCAGCGGGCAGTTTGACGTGCGTCGCGTTTGGACGTCACGCGTCGAATGACGACGCCTGGCGTCGCGATGCGCCGTTAGTGGGATCTACACGTACAGGGTCGTGGGTAGTTATATACGCGCATCGGCTTATGTACCCCTAATTTGCTAAATAATATCGATTCCTTATTCATTATTCGATTACTAGAATAACGGAGCTGCAGTTCAACGTTAAAGGATATAAATACAAACCTACAATTGCCGCTTTGCTCGCGGTTATCGCTGCATCgcaaagtttcatttttacacCTGCAGCGGACATtgatttgacaaaaatttgatCGGAAAACGTTAATAACGGTAAAAATTCGAAGAGTAGAAAATTCGAAGCAAACTTTGGCTGGAAATAAATTTACCGCTGAGTGCAGCTGTAACGCGTAAGTAATGACAGTCTGCAAAAAAAAGTTGCGCAAAAAACCGACCGTCAAGAAGTAGGTAGagagaaaagtttgaaaaaaaatctgtagtTTATTTGATTAcataggataaaaaaaaaaaattgaacgtaGATCGTTTAGCTCAAGGCTGGGAGCGTAATGATCGACCATCGACTGGCaagtaaatattcatttaaaacTGTTTACTTTCTCACGATTCGCCATCGCCCataaaacgaatctgagaagTTGCTTATTTCGCCGGTGATTTCCCTCCCGACGAGTGACGCGATCGGTCAGAGGAagaagggtaaaaaaaaaaaaaatcccacgGTTGATAAACGACGTCGTTTAAAACGCCGTTTAACCTCGCGAGATCGCCGCAGGCGTTAATAATTCTTCCTGCCCCAGTTTGAAATAGGAAATTAAACTGTTTTCCGTAAAACAAATCACCCGAAATGGAACGGTATTGAAATTagaattctcaaaattttgattaatcaAAAATCTTGGCAATTTTTATCGCCGAACGTATATTCCCGGaacagttgttttaattttaattaaaaccgATTACCGCAAATTGCACTAATGAGCGCTTACCTTTCATTGCGGTGACGTAGATATccgtataatttttcttttatttcttactATCGGTGATACGTCGAATTGGATTCTTAGATATTCAAATACGTACTTAGGAAACGTGCACTATAGTTTCCTATCCAAACGATTTCACCGTATCGTCGAGTATGATCATAAACAGCTAAAATTACTTATTAATACCCACGGCGGGAAGGCCAGTCGATATATTTTCTACATAGTGCAATGACACATCGACCCTCCGCCGACATTCCAGCTCGATAATTCTCTAAATTTCATCGCATAATATAGAATATTCGGCGAATTTTAGACCCAAAAAATCTACCGTAATATTCTTCGGTAATTAATTACACCACCTTGTATGATCCAACAGTTTTTACAACCGATTAAAATTCTACGGTAATTCCCCGAGACGATTCGGACTATAAAATTCACCCACAGAGCTACTTTGCGATACGATAAAATCTGACCATTCAGCGACGATTTTAGTCCTGATCGAGCCGAGCGACGGGTAAATTCCAACTGCGGGAAATGGCGGTGCACCGCACGTAGTCGGCTCATTGTCAGTCGCCCCTACattgtttaattattaaaaGTGATAAGCGCGCATGCAGGAAGACATCAGGCCTATGATACGCGAGGCCCGACAAATTTCGTCGGCTGATTTATACTAAGCTTTCGTgctttcagaatttttcacttatGAGTAaggttctctctctctgccaTTTTGTTCCTAATGAAATAACGGATCTTGATAACTATCAACCGCCGGAAATGATGGCACAACCAGTATGGAACTGCAGGCGTGTAAGCTCGACGAAGCCACGCTGCTGATTTTTCGCCTCGCGAATATGTTGCTGAAATCGAAAGCATCCGGCCAGGCACATCACCTGTCGGCGGTTTCCGTCACGTATGAATTTTCGACTGCTTTGCTGGCGAAGTTCTACCTGAATTATGGAGGATGATACAGGCGGTAATTTGGCTGATAATGAGAGGTCGGAACAACACGGTACAACATAACTGTATAACAgatcaataataattgtgCGTGATAATTTTATTAGTACGGGCCAGGTGAATTGCGTATATTATTGACCCTAATTCTTTACCTCACTCAGGCGGAgtaatagttgaaaatttttattagaaTATTGTAGTTTGTTGTTAGCAACCGGAGTTCTAGACGCTTCGCGAGTAATGTGGTAGGACTCACGGATCGAAGGTGAGGGAAAGCAACACGTGGCACGGACAAGCTTCGCGGCTTGCAAGCCTTCTGGAATTACGTCGATTAAACCCAGTCGCAGCCATCTTTTAATCAAGGCTCGAATAATTCGCCGCTATGATTTTTATgcgaaaatttacgaattcCCAAAATCGTAGGAGAAAGTGAAACTAACgttaagttgaaaaaaaattcattcgttaATAATGCCGGCTGTACGATCGGATATTCGATATTCCTGATTGCAGTGTACTTCGGTAACTCTGCACTTACCAGAAATGTGCTTGGTTAGCTAAATTAAAACCGAATCGCACACTCAGCAAAGCCGATTCTCGAGTCTCCGATTCAAAGTAGACCGCAGTTGTATTCGTTCGTTGATCGCGCAGAGGTAAAATTCGCAGAATGTTCGTCGCGAATTATTTCTTCGCTATTTCCGGGTTACTCGGTGTCGTTTGCATCGGTGAGTCCGTCTAAATTCATACTTTacctaattatttttacattgcgcattttcttctcttctactcttttcttttattactgGTTTTGTATCCAATTAATCGACAGCTGGAATTGCTGAATCCGTGACTTCCAAATGCTCCGGTCGACCGCATTACAACGTTTCATTAACCGCCTACTATCCCGACTTCAACAGCGGCTTTGAATCCGATTATCTGGACGCCCGAGGAAAGAAATTGCGACCGTTGCAGGTGAGAACTACGCCAAGAAATTGATTGTTTGAAATCAGCCGCATACTGCGAACGCAGTTGAAATATGCAGTCGGcaatgaaacgtgaaaaattgattcctCACAATTTCGATCGGAGTAAATGTATAGCGAACAAATCGTGCAATTGATTCCGCGATCTGACCGTATAAtgtcataaaaatttcccaCCTCGTCGCAAGCTttctttaaattattttaatactcTTTCTTACGCTTTTGAACAAGACTGTATGcgggtggaaaaaattcgcATCTACTTTTCGTTCTCAATTTTGATTAACGACACGGTGCTAGAGATAAcaaagtattttttcaatcatataAATCTCTGTAGTTACATCGCTGCTTCTGACCAAGCCGCGCACATTTTGATATTAAGCAAATCACGTTACAGCACGATTACCTAATTGACAATTTGTTTTCGCCGAAGGCGGTCAGCTGCTTTTGTAAATGTTACCGAACTCGGGACTTCACCGAGTCGTATCACATCGCATATTCATCCACAAGCCAGAGTTCTTCAGTGTGATACGTGTGTGTACCGCGTATA includes the following:
- the LOC107216506 gene encoding uncharacterized protein LOC107216506 isoform X4 translates to MCYYPDLQMNPNTVRQWLQRGEIEKLENVVLEGRGTRLLGENSPDLRTRVFLKGLPIYLTKISQVHDATVRGALGDVQRLILDEPKKKLATSKDSAGIPLLHKAVYYDHQDIVEYLVENYPATTQQRDREGRTALHYCSACATPDIVWEVLVKGGCDTSLWDKQGHPAAYYLEHTGEVELPEGEKMQGRKVYSFKETLDFKPSNIRIWIHNRDIGKLQQVLWEGHGLKLRCETSNNPRVKKFLEAVPFIMGTVKDIHTAAVKNDVDGFRQKVSDPVCPVILTSKDANGLNVLHKAAGLGHTEIVREILTRCPETIDMQDSEGKTPLHYAAALKDDGIMYDMLVQSGANENQMDNRQKTASFYKNRPSDVDATNLVVIPEAPRVSGTSYPKNWDWRILEAGETVVRGVKKAVSNADIDSAFGSPEAPSKSEESEKETFGNGFKDDGKDDLEEQIKLAHDELEHKEPERKSESEPEAEPEPAQEPQSETEVITESDPEPEKEPEPELEPVPESETEPEPEPEPETETETESKPMVDPLKEETEEDSSDDDVVVKNSKMGSEGEGNREVREIKEAVLDQHKEQDALGEETKGDHDERTEPSTGDSGLDDTVHEDDQVIVGEHEELPEAELNDGSMTVDPEVEDLVENGNMEQLAALVLNGEGRRLVGRHSSNPELQAFIDNVPAYMGKIHAIHMAAREGNLRDLQGALDRRKFAIARDGSSPNGATPLHVAVIFGHTGVIRYLAGRFAETAHAPDRDGRTPLHYAATLADNGHYYNLLLHLGANPMVQDNFGHKADYYKTNPEDFSHKKLLRDFGAHEKIADEMLTDKGESTIDIPIFRTDEGHYLASSLGDPLIKGLTEVANTRPKDPVTYLATYLYNFASKNKPRVKTQESNVLIISEREQESHEHPADDDAGYPQSPDSDAADSTLNNNYNRDEHGQSLLHFAAVRSHAANGLFQFLQESDVNVGFRDELYRTARDVAHQAGIPENIAEIDRWVVYLAARGETERLVELLLEGYDHILDVKDDGVQIIDVATQRGHEATVQFLQSIPNFVSRREEVHQAVRRGDTNTVKELLSDGNGGGRLLAVGKNSMGRCALHIATLGQHVEMVKFIAQNYPETLKIGDNLERTALHYAMGVEAVEDLSNVLIKCGAKRVHKDLKARQPSYYFMNKSEIQRLQEEEEELLNN